The genomic stretch CTGTTATCGCCCTGCTTCATGAACTCCATGTGGGGTTGGTTGCCAAGCGCGCAATAGTGGGTCATGTTCAATTTTCCGCCAAAATCATAATACACGGTGACCATCTCATGGGGCTGTCCTACGAAGAGCCGCTCAACGATCGCGTTTCCCGCAGAGGTAAGCTCATAGGTCGCCCTAATCGACTCGATGCCCTTACCCATGTCCCCCTTTCCTTCCCAAACACCGACCAGTTCTTTCATCTTTTCAAAATCGGCGGAGTGAGCGACAGCAGCCTTCTGGTACTCTCCGGAATAGCTTGCGATGGGACTGAGTATGAAACTCAAGAGAACTACCATGATGAACGATATATGTTTTTTCATCTTGCACCTCCTTTTAGCTTCATCGAGTTGGGCTCTTGGAAGCCTGATCCTTTCGAACTCTTTCTCACTTTCCTTGATTTTATTTTAACAAATCGTGGGTCACCGAAAAAAGGTCGATGACGGTTCTCCTCTCCATAGCGGACGTCGAAACCGCACTTGTTTGAGACGGGAAAGCGTGATAGACTGAGCAGAGGACGGTCGACGGATCGAAAAAGAGAAGAAAGGAAGTTAAGGGGGTGCTATCCACTGGTTCTGGTTTCTCGTTATCGGGGTTGTGGCAGGGTGGCTTGCGGGAAAGCTGACACGCGGTCAAGGTTTCGGTCTCGTGGGGGACCTCGTTATAGGGATTCTTGGAGCCCTCGTCGGAGGTTTTGTCTTCCGGTTGCTCGGCGTCGTTTCTTTCAGTCTCATCGGCTCTCTCGTGACGGCTACGGTTGGGGCTGTTATTCTTCTCTGGCTCGTCCATCGGCTGAAATAAAGGGAAGAGAACGTCACGATGTCACGCTGACATCGAAATAAGTCTTTTACGCTCTCCGAATCACCATTATCACGAAGCCATTCCTTTATCAAATCCTCGGGGAGAGCAAGAACCGGATTGCCCCTGTTTAGCAGCCCGAGCTAACATAGAAACAGGAGGCACGCGATATGAAGAGAAGCCTAACTTTTGAACCCTACAGACGAATCGAAAAGGCGATCGTCTTTCTCGAGAGGAATTTTAACCGGCGGCCCGGTTTGAAAGAGATCGCAAAGTCGGTGAACCTGAGCGAATATCATTTCCAGCGCCTCTTCAGACGTTGGGCAGGGATCAGCCCGAAGCGGTTTCTCCAGCTTTTGACCGTCGAACACACAAAGAAGATGATGGAGAATTCCGGCAGTCTTCTCGATCTGACCCATGAATCTGGCTTGTCGAGCCCGAGCAGGCTTCATGACCTGTTCGTGAATGTCGAAGCGGTTACACCGGATGAGTTCAGAAAACGGGGCAGGGGCATCAGCATCCTCTATGGGTTCCATCCGAGCTCCTTCGGAGAGTGCCTCATCGCGGTTACCGGAAGAGGGATATGTTATCTCGCTTTCGTGGGGCCGGGCGGGCGCGGCAAGACCCTGGGAGATCTCAAGGAACAATGGAGCGATGCGGAAATAGGAGAAGGCCAATCAGCGACGAAACCGTACGCGGATAAGATATTCGGATCGGCGAAATCAAGCAATACCCTCACACTCCACGTACAAGGAACAAATCTTCAGGTGAAGGTCTGGCAGGCCCTTCTCAGGATTCCGCGAGGCCGTCTCGTTTCGTACGAAGCCGTCGCCCGTGAGGTCGGGAGGCCAGGGGCCATCCGTGCCGTTGCGAATGCGGTGGCACGCAACCCCGTCGCGTTCTTGATACCCTGCCACAGGGTCATCCGTAAAACCGGCGCAATCGGCAAGTACCGCTGGGGCAGCGCGCGGAAGAAGGCGATGCTCGCATGGGAAGCCGGAAAAGAGGAAAAGGGTAGGGGCTGAGGGAAAGATTTCCTGGAGGAAGTCGAAGTGTATAACAAAAAGGCCCGGAATTTCTTCCAGGCCTTTTCTATTTTAATCCGGCAGCGACCTACTTTCC from Thermodesulfovibrionales bacterium encodes the following:
- a CDS encoding methylated-DNA--[protein]-cysteine S-methyltransferase — translated: MKRSLTFEPYRRIEKAIVFLERNFNRRPGLKEIAKSVNLSEYHFQRLFRRWAGISPKRFLQLLTVEHTKKMMENSGSLLDLTHESGLSSPSRLHDLFVNVEAVTPDEFRKRGRGISILYGFHPSSFGECLIAVTGRGICYLAFVGPGGRGKTLGDLKEQWSDAEIGEGQSATKPYADKIFGSAKSSNTLTLHVQGTNLQVKVWQALLRIPRGRLVSYEAVAREVGRPGAIRAVANAVARNPVAFLIPCHRVIRKTGAIGKYRWGSARKKAMLAWEAGKEEKGRG
- a CDS encoding GlsB/YeaQ/YmgE family stress response membrane protein — its product is MGDLVIGILGALVGGFVFRLLGVVSFSLIGSLVTATVGAVILLWLVHRLK